The Cucumis melo cultivar AY chromosome 6, USDA_Cmelo_AY_1.0, whole genome shotgun sequence genome includes a region encoding these proteins:
- the LOC103490645 gene encoding uncharacterized protein LOC103490645, whose protein sequence is MAKFSISDRRYGYFSDCKWPSEAVHVHHVVVLRNTTAEKGFLFCVFAALAFCFFLLKGQSIFVALWCLVLNVFFFKKLFKGRVEKESVMVMPNFGVQLETHFRSGKVLRRFVPVDKILKPVLLECLTPVTCYWSLSLIVQGEDELLLVFKELRPPVKMLVPIWKALCTATGDDKNGDACS, encoded by the exons ATGGCCAAGTTTTCCATTTCGGATCGGAGATATGGCTACTTTTCCGACTGTAAATGGCCTTCTGAAGCAGTCCACGTCCACCACGTTGTTGTTCTTAGGAATACGACTGCTGAAAAGGGTTTCCTCTTCTGCGTTTTTGCAGCCCTTGCCTTCTGTTTTTTCCTACTCAAG GGCCAGTCGATCTTTGTTGCCTTATGGTGCTTGGTCTTGAATGTATTCTTTTTCAAGAAGTTGTTCAAGGGAAGGGTTGAGAAAG AGAGTGTTATGGTTATGCCAAATTTTGGAGTCCAACTTGAAACTCACTTTCGTAG TGGAAAAGTCCTTCGTCGGTTTGTGCCTgttgataaaattttaaaaccagTTCTCCTTGAATGCCTAACTCcagttacttgttactggagtCTGTCCTTGATTGTACAAGGGGAAGACGAACTATTGTTGGTTTTCAAG GAATTACGTCCACCGGTGAAAATGCTGGTCCCTATCTGGAAGGCTTTATGTACCGCTACCGGTGATGATAAAAATGGAGATGCTTGTTCATAA
- the LOC103491103 gene encoding uncharacterized protein LOC103491103: MEKNTNTNANTNININIDAVSETSPDQRHGGERSPMAASPLPPARNIDDINNPPTVVIEPSSSTLVAAPESATPGDVRRRQSVDAMFDVGTSSHEHVGGSSDAEAGKKRGRGDGGEQQQQVKAAKKKGELTEVPKGEPRCATCNKVFKSWKALFGHLRSHPERTYRGALPPPTAAELDIRRCQQQLASTLLTVAQQVAATRRGLDIDLNQPSTADDGDSPDNTRDAGFDLNLEPPPESDDEK, translated from the coding sequence ATGGAGAAGAACACCAACACCAATGCCAATACCAATATCAATATCAACATTGATGCGGTATCGGAGACCTCTCCTGACCAACGCCACGGCGGAGAGAGGTCTCCAATGGCAGCTTCTCCACTACCACCTGCTCGCAACATCGATGACATAAATAACCCTCCCACCGTTGTCATCGAACCCTCGTCCTCAACATTAGTGGCGGCCCCGGAAAGCGCTACACCAGGCGACGTAAGACGGCGCCAGAGTGTAGATGCCATGTTCGACGTCGGAACATCGTCACACGAGCATGTTGGAGGAAGTTCCGACGCCGAAGCGGGGAAAAAAAGAGGACGAGGGGACGGAGGAGAGCAGCAGCAGCAGGTGAAAGCtgcaaagaaaaaaggagaGCTAACGGAGGTTCCAAAGGGTGAGCCAAGATGTGCAACCTGTAACAAAGTGTTCAAATCGTGGAAAGCACTATTTGGACACTTGAGGTCTCACCCTGAACGGACCTACCGTGGGGCTCTTCCTCCGCCAACCGCCGCCGAACTCGACATTCGCCGTTGTCAGCAGCAGCTCGCTTCCACTTTGCTGACAGTGGCTCAGCAAGTGGCAGCGACCAGAAGAGGGCTGGATATTGATCTCAACCAACCCTCTACTGCTGACGACGGAGACTCGCCGGACAACACCAGAGACGCCGGGTTTGATCTGAATCTCGAACCCCCGCCGGAGAGTGACGACGAGAAGTGA
- the LOC103490646 gene encoding probable serine/threonine-protein kinase CST isoform X2, which translates to MGNCLTSSAHHSNSLRSQAVSSTPGYYSGIVGSSGTNSTAGGSQFSAAGSVDVSESYPSGKILDQPNLKEFSFTELKVITKNFRPESLIGQGGFGKVYKGWVDDKTLAPSKSNSGMVVAIKKLNAESVQGFQEWQAEVNFLGRLSHPNLVKLLGFCWEDEELLLVYEFMPRGSLENHLFGRRSSIEPLSWERRLKIAIGAARGLAFLHSSEKEVIYRDFKASNILLDLNYNSKISDFGLARLGPAGEDSHVTTRIMGTYGYVAPEYVSTGHLYVKSDVYGFGVVLLEIMTGLRAHDMNRTTEQRNLVDWAKPFLVKKKRIKNLMDAKIEGQYSSKAAMRVGDLTLKCLETDPRKRPSMQEVLEELEHIEELKEIPKESKTSNSQSKQQLH; encoded by the exons ATGGGAAATTGCTTGACTTCTTCAGCTCATCATTCTAATTCCCTTCGCAGTCAAGCAGTATCTTCGACTCCAG GCTATTACAGCGGTATCGTAGGGTCTTCAGGTACCAATAGCACCGCCGGTGGAAGTCAGTTTTCAGCGGCGGGGAGCGTAGATGTGAGTGAGTCCTATCCGAGTGGGAAAATCCTTGACCAACCAAACTTGAAGGAATTCAGTTTCACTGAGCTGAAAGTCATTACTAAGAATTTCAGACCTGAATCCTTGATCGGTCAGGGAGGTTTTGGGAAGGTGTATAAAGGCTGGGTAGATGACAAAACGCTGGCTCCTTCTAAGAGCAATTCTGGTATGGTGGTTGCCATTAAGAAACTAAACGCTGAAAGTGTTCAAGGTTTTCAAGAGTGGCAG GCAGAAGTGAACTTTTTAGGACGGCTGAGTCATCCAAATCTTGTCAAATTATTGGGTTTCTGTTGGGAAGATGAAGAACTGCTTCTTGTGTATGAATTTATGCCCAGGGGAAGTTTGGAAAACCATCTCTTCGGAA GACGTTCTTCCATTGAACCTCTTTCTTGGGAAAGAAGGCTCAAGATCGCTATTGGAGCAGCTAGAGGCTTGGCTTTCTTGCATTCCTCAGAAAAAGAAGTTATATACAGAGATTTTAAAGCATCAAATATACTTCTAGATTTG AAttataattcaaaaatttcGGACTTTGGCTTGGCAAGATTGGGGCCTGCAGGTGAAGACTCACATGTAACAACAAGAATTATGGGCACATACGGTTACGTTGCCCCAGAATACGTTAGTACAG GTCATCTATATGTTAAGAGTGACGTTTACGGGTTTGGTGTGGTACTGCTGGAAATCATGACTGGCTTGCGAGCACATGATATGAATAGGACCACTGAACAGCGCAATCTGGTCGATTGGGCTAAGCCATTCTTGGTgaagaaaaaaaggataaaaaattTAATGGATGCAAAAATAGAAGGTCAATATTCATCGAAAGCAGCCATGCGCGTGGGTGATCTTACTCTAAAATGCCTGGAAACCGATCCTCGAAAACGCCCATCAATGCAAGAAGTTCTCGAGGAGTTGGAACATATCGAAGAATTGAAGGAGATACCGAAAGAGTCCAAGACCAGCAACTCGCAGTCTAAACAACAACTTCATTAA
- the LOC103490646 gene encoding probable serine/threonine-protein kinase CST isoform X1, producing MGNCLTSSAHHSNSLRSQAVSSTPGTSGYYSGIVGSSGTNSTAGGSQFSAAGSVDVSESYPSGKILDQPNLKEFSFTELKVITKNFRPESLIGQGGFGKVYKGWVDDKTLAPSKSNSGMVVAIKKLNAESVQGFQEWQAEVNFLGRLSHPNLVKLLGFCWEDEELLLVYEFMPRGSLENHLFGRRSSIEPLSWERRLKIAIGAARGLAFLHSSEKEVIYRDFKASNILLDLNYNSKISDFGLARLGPAGEDSHVTTRIMGTYGYVAPEYVSTGHLYVKSDVYGFGVVLLEIMTGLRAHDMNRTTEQRNLVDWAKPFLVKKKRIKNLMDAKIEGQYSSKAAMRVGDLTLKCLETDPRKRPSMQEVLEELEHIEELKEIPKESKTSNSQSKQQLH from the exons ATGGGAAATTGCTTGACTTCTTCAGCTCATCATTCTAATTCCCTTCGCAGTCAAGCAGTATCTTCGACTCCAG GAACTTCAGGCTATTACAGCGGTATCGTAGGGTCTTCAGGTACCAATAGCACCGCCGGTGGAAGTCAGTTTTCAGCGGCGGGGAGCGTAGATGTGAGTGAGTCCTATCCGAGTGGGAAAATCCTTGACCAACCAAACTTGAAGGAATTCAGTTTCACTGAGCTGAAAGTCATTACTAAGAATTTCAGACCTGAATCCTTGATCGGTCAGGGAGGTTTTGGGAAGGTGTATAAAGGCTGGGTAGATGACAAAACGCTGGCTCCTTCTAAGAGCAATTCTGGTATGGTGGTTGCCATTAAGAAACTAAACGCTGAAAGTGTTCAAGGTTTTCAAGAGTGGCAG GCAGAAGTGAACTTTTTAGGACGGCTGAGTCATCCAAATCTTGTCAAATTATTGGGTTTCTGTTGGGAAGATGAAGAACTGCTTCTTGTGTATGAATTTATGCCCAGGGGAAGTTTGGAAAACCATCTCTTCGGAA GACGTTCTTCCATTGAACCTCTTTCTTGGGAAAGAAGGCTCAAGATCGCTATTGGAGCAGCTAGAGGCTTGGCTTTCTTGCATTCCTCAGAAAAAGAAGTTATATACAGAGATTTTAAAGCATCAAATATACTTCTAGATTTG AAttataattcaaaaatttcGGACTTTGGCTTGGCAAGATTGGGGCCTGCAGGTGAAGACTCACATGTAACAACAAGAATTATGGGCACATACGGTTACGTTGCCCCAGAATACGTTAGTACAG GTCATCTATATGTTAAGAGTGACGTTTACGGGTTTGGTGTGGTACTGCTGGAAATCATGACTGGCTTGCGAGCACATGATATGAATAGGACCACTGAACAGCGCAATCTGGTCGATTGGGCTAAGCCATTCTTGGTgaagaaaaaaaggataaaaaattTAATGGATGCAAAAATAGAAGGTCAATATTCATCGAAAGCAGCCATGCGCGTGGGTGATCTTACTCTAAAATGCCTGGAAACCGATCCTCGAAAACGCCCATCAATGCAAGAAGTTCTCGAGGAGTTGGAACATATCGAAGAATTGAAGGAGATACCGAAAGAGTCCAAGACCAGCAACTCGCAGTCTAAACAACAACTTCATTAA